In Carcharodon carcharias isolate sCarCar2 chromosome 22, sCarCar2.pri, whole genome shotgun sequence, the following are encoded in one genomic region:
- the tefm gene encoding transcription elongation factor, mitochondrial isoform X1 has translation MRAVKTTPDKVQPDLQSSMKQESNLEGSEFVSHWVTYMPSQQCVFQQLRLPGMVRHQRYLRCTCCKEGHYTVADFHHIDCSQPDPEAEDIDERYTPQQRAAVLRVLNTASREELAGIKLLRGRKSANIVEYRDERGPFTHLRCLLEVPLFKHKTIMKVCQSILNPCEEPGRRDKKLQGLKFIKPDVERKRLLAAKSIVSVVFGIRKIAWAHVDRNLTVLDWNQETSHRYMKGTYLPSVYLEEISTAVSKIPKADFFILEKPSISTQNTNLFPVTLHLRTIEAMLHGLLGGSFLEDGQHRVLSVVRTAIGKHFELMVGESRTSGRELVLQLMVDSVMQEHPRVLFPRDTLARYRRLFQKGNTERGEEMCDALLQAVAFYEFLFNRS, from the exons GCCAGCAGTGTGTGTTCCAGCAGTTGAGGCTCCCCGGCATGGTGAGACACCAGCGCTATCTCCGCTGCACTTGTTGTAAGGAAGGTCACTACACTGTGGCGGATTTCCACCACATCGACTGCTCACAGCCTGACCCAGAGGCCGAGGACATCGATGAGCGCTACACCCCCCAGCAGCGGGCGGCTGTCCTGCGGGTGCTGAACACAGCCTCCCGGGAGGAGCTGGCGGGAATCAAACTGCTGCGTGGCAGGAAGTCGGCCAACATTGTGGAGTACAGAGATGAACGTGGGCCATTCACACACCTGCGGTGTCTACTGGAGGTGCCGCTCTTCAAACACAAAACCATAATGAAAGTGTGTCAGTCAATCCTGAATCCCTGTGAGGAGCCTGGGAGGAGAGACAAGAAACTTCAAGGACTGAAGTTTATCAAACCTGATGTAGAACGAAAGCGACTTCTG GCTGCAAAAAGCATTGTGTCAGTCGTGTTTGGAATCCGTAAGATTGCATGGGCTCATGTGGACCGGAATCTGACTGTTCTAGACTGGAATCAGGAGACGAGTCATCGCTATATGAAAGGCACCTACCTGCCCTCCGTCTACCTTGAGGAG ATCTCCACGGCCGTCTCTAAAATCCCCAAAGCAGATTTCTTCATCTTGGAGAAGCCCAGCATCTCGACTCAGAACACCAACCTGTTCCCTGTGACTCTGCACTTGCGCACAATTGAGGCCATGCTACACGGGCTGCTGGGGGGCAGCTTCCTGGAGGATGGTCAGCACAGGGTGCTGAGCGTGGTGCGCACTGCAATTGGGAAGCACTTTgaattgatggtgggggaatcccgGACCAGCGGGAGGGAACTGGTGCTGCAGCTCATGGTCGACTCGGTGATGCAGGAGCACCCACGGGTGCTGTTTCCCCGGGACACTCTGGCCCGCTATAGGAGACTGTTTCAGAAGGGAAATACAGAACGGGGAGAGGAAATGTGCGATGCTTTGCTGCAGGCTGTTGCTTTTTACGAATTTCTGTTTAACAGGTCTTAA
- the tefm gene encoding transcription elongation factor, mitochondrial isoform X2 codes for MVRHQRYLRCTCCKEGHYTVADFHHIDCSQPDPEAEDIDERYTPQQRAAVLRVLNTASREELAGIKLLRGRKSANIVEYRDERGPFTHLRCLLEVPLFKHKTIMKVCQSILNPCEEPGRRDKKLQGLKFIKPDVERKRLLAAKSIVSVVFGIRKIAWAHVDRNLTVLDWNQETSHRYMKGTYLPSVYLEEISTAVSKIPKADFFILEKPSISTQNTNLFPVTLHLRTIEAMLHGLLGGSFLEDGQHRVLSVVRTAIGKHFELMVGESRTSGRELVLQLMVDSVMQEHPRVLFPRDTLARYRRLFQKGNTERGEEMCDALLQAVAFYEFLFNRS; via the exons ATGGTGAGACACCAGCGCTATCTCCGCTGCACTTGTTGTAAGGAAGGTCACTACACTGTGGCGGATTTCCACCACATCGACTGCTCACAGCCTGACCCAGAGGCCGAGGACATCGATGAGCGCTACACCCCCCAGCAGCGGGCGGCTGTCCTGCGGGTGCTGAACACAGCCTCCCGGGAGGAGCTGGCGGGAATCAAACTGCTGCGTGGCAGGAAGTCGGCCAACATTGTGGAGTACAGAGATGAACGTGGGCCATTCACACACCTGCGGTGTCTACTGGAGGTGCCGCTCTTCAAACACAAAACCATAATGAAAGTGTGTCAGTCAATCCTGAATCCCTGTGAGGAGCCTGGGAGGAGAGACAAGAAACTTCAAGGACTGAAGTTTATCAAACCTGATGTAGAACGAAAGCGACTTCTG GCTGCAAAAAGCATTGTGTCAGTCGTGTTTGGAATCCGTAAGATTGCATGGGCTCATGTGGACCGGAATCTGACTGTTCTAGACTGGAATCAGGAGACGAGTCATCGCTATATGAAAGGCACCTACCTGCCCTCCGTCTACCTTGAGGAG ATCTCCACGGCCGTCTCTAAAATCCCCAAAGCAGATTTCTTCATCTTGGAGAAGCCCAGCATCTCGACTCAGAACACCAACCTGTTCCCTGTGACTCTGCACTTGCGCACAATTGAGGCCATGCTACACGGGCTGCTGGGGGGCAGCTTCCTGGAGGATGGTCAGCACAGGGTGCTGAGCGTGGTGCGCACTGCAATTGGGAAGCACTTTgaattgatggtgggggaatcccgGACCAGCGGGAGGGAACTGGTGCTGCAGCTCATGGTCGACTCGGTGATGCAGGAGCACCCACGGGTGCTGTTTCCCCGGGACACTCTGGCCCGCTATAGGAGACTGTTTCAGAAGGGAAATACAGAACGGGGAGAGGAAATGTGCGATGCTTTGCTGCAGGCTGTTGCTTTTTACGAATTTCTGTTTAACAGGTCTTAA